The stretch of DNA GCTGAAACAATCGAAGCGGATCTGCTCGATGATGATGCCCTCGAGTCGCTGCCAGACTGTCGAAACGTCATTTATCTCGTTGGTATGAAGTTCGGCACGACTGGCCAGGAGCCGATGACGTGGGCGATCAACTCCTATCTTCCTGGGCGCGTGGCGCGCCGGTTCGAAGAGTCACGGATTACTGCCCTCTCGACCGGGAACGTCTATCCGCCGGTCCCCGTTGACTCCGGTGGTTCCGTCGAGACAGACGAAACGGGTCCCGTCGGTGAGTACGCCCAGTCCTGTTTGGGACGTGAGCGGGTCTTCCAGTACTTCTCCGAGGCGAACGACACCCCTACGTGTCTCCTACGCCTGAATTACGCCGTCGAACTACGCTACGGCGTCTTGCTCGACCTTGCAAAGCGCGTCTACGCCGAGGAACCGGTCCCCCTCGAGATGGGACACGTCAACGTCATCTGGCAGGGAGACGCCAACTCCGCGTGCTTCCGGTCGCTCGAGTTGGCGGAGACACCGGCTGACATTCTGAACGTTACCGGGCCGAACGTGCTTTCGGTTCGCGACCTTGCTACCCAATTCGCCGACGAATTTGGCTGTGACGTGACCTTCCAGGGTGAAGAGAAAGAGACAGCGTTGCTCAACGATGCGAGCCGTAGCCATGACCTGTTTGGCGAACCGAAGATGGATATCGACGCGCTCGTCGAACACGTCGCGTCGTGGGTCGAACGAGATGGGACAATGCACGGGAAACCAACGAAGTTCCACGTTCGCGACGGCGAATTTTAAGCCGAGTCACGCTTTTCACCGTCAGTCAGCGCACGATTCGTCGCGTTTGCCTTCTTGTCCA from Natronolimnobius sp. AArcel1 encodes:
- a CDS encoding NAD(P)-dependent oxidoreductase, giving the protein MSKDDTIPATISDEEHLEDLLSEPYPEDVEFASELEGDILVLGAGGKMGPTLIRRILRANDEADADTTVYAASRYSDPSVKEKLQSWGAETIEADLLDDDALESLPDCRNVIYLVGMKFGTTGQEPMTWAINSYLPGRVARRFEESRITALSTGNVYPPVPVDSGGSVETDETGPVGEYAQSCLGRERVFQYFSEANDTPTCLLRLNYAVELRYGVLLDLAKRVYAEEPVPLEMGHVNVIWQGDANSACFRSLELAETPADILNVTGPNVLSVRDLATQFADEFGCDVTFQGEEKETALLNDASRSHDLFGEPKMDIDALVEHVASWVERDGTMHGKPTKFHVRDGEF